Genomic segment of Triticum aestivum cultivar Chinese Spring chromosome 6A, IWGSC CS RefSeq v2.1, whole genome shotgun sequence:
ACACTGGAGCAAATTTGACCGGGGTTTAGGGACCGACAAAGCGGTGTTTAGAACCGTGAAAGATCGCCGGTTAGAATAGAAAATACAGGGGTGGGTCGACTTGGGTTTGTGGTGTGAGCGAGCCTGTGACAGCCCAAGCTGGATTAATGATTACACATATGGCTACAATCGCAAGCAAGAAACAACATCCGTTGCTTAGACACCACTCTTGAGATCATTAAAAAGAAACACGCACACACCGCGCTTCCGGCGAATCAAATTAGCAGCCAGTCCTAGTTCAGGTCAAATCCTAGGAGATGGAAGGAACGCGAGTTTGAGGGGCGTAGGCTTTGGAGCCTTGCCGTTGCACGTATGCACGCACGCGGCTTCGGTTTTGAGGGGGTGCATGCTGCTAGGAAGAATCGACAAGAACTATAGTTAGTATAAAAAGGATTTAGCCTGCGTTCTCTTTTACTTGTCATCTTCTTGTACGCCTGCACAATCTCCAAAATAGTTTCGGTATTTCGGCTACCACTCTCCCTAACTGAATGCTACTAGTGGTAAAATTCATAGTACTAGTTGTCAAAAGAAAAAGAGCAGTACTAAAAATATATCAAGATACTTGTATATTAGGAGCCAAAGCTtatcaaagtaggcataaaaaatttCGAAACCGATACCAGAAAGTATACATAGATATAGAAATAAAAAGATGTTAAATGTATTAATCTCTTTGGGCCATTTGATCACAGTCTGATCAGCGTAATGTTCAGCTGCTTGTCATGTTAGTTTCCTGGAAACTTGGTTGAAGAAAGAAATGTTAATTAAAAAAGGACAACTCACTGAAACTAAGCGTCAGGCATTATAGTATGGAAGCAAAGAGTCTCCCTGTAGCAGTATAGCTTCCCAGATTAATTATCATAAATCAGCATTAAACATCGTCATCGAGTACCACAAAAAAGGTAATAAACTGTCTTTTCCCTGAAATCAGCGAACTGAACCAACCTACATGAACTGATCAATAGAAAGCAGTTGTTACATAGCGAAATAGCGATAATGGCCAATTGGCCATGACACAACTTAAGGCTCTTGCAAATGCACCAATTACAGACAATATCAAAAAGTATCAGAGATGAAACCGAGCAAACCTTGTTTCTCTTAGAACTAGCTATCACCAAATATTTTGTTTCACCTCCAGAATTGAAAGGTCAGTCAGACATTTTAAGGTGGAGCTGTCCATCAGCTCACCTCTGCAGGGATAGTGGACCAATATCTGCAAGGAAGTAAAGGTTCTTTTTCGATGAATCATTAGAAAAAACATACACGGCTCGGATCAACCAGAAGAGTACCATCTTAAACTTCTAAATGGACTATACACATCTACATATAATTGATTCTTTGCAAAACCTCATCGGATCCACACCTGGGACAAGCCATTTCGTGCCTCACTGAATCCACGCCTGGAACAAGCCAAGCTAGATATTGGAATCTGTAACCCTTGCATGTGAAAACTAAACATAGACAACATACCCAATGTAGTGCAAACTGCAAAAGGCAGTAACTAGGCCACAGCAATTACCAGGAAAAAGGTTTCATAGCACAAAGTACATAATAATAGTCCATACTCCATAACAAGACTCTGTTGATCCACAGAAAGTAATTGTAGCCTGTCACTTAGGATACCCATTCAAAATTAAGAAAGATATAAACCACACATATTTGTGCTCGGAACAAGAACAGTCGAAGAGTAAAACAGAATGTAGATTCCCCAAAAGTTACAGAGTGCGCTTCCGTAACAGATTTGAGCTACTATAGCTCACCATTTGAGATATAATACTCGGGTAAAACAACACCTAGCCTGTGGCAAACACGATGGATGGGGCAAAGCCCAAGGCAGTAATTTGTTAGTGGAGACCGCAGATTTATATTGTATGCATGGGTTGCCCAAGAAAGGCCATCCCCTCCCCCCCACATAAGGCTCCAAACAAGGAATCAACGCGTCCTTGGGGACTGCATTTGTTTAGAGGGGTGAGCTCAATAGCCAAGGCTAGAGATTTGAGCTTTGGTCATAAGTTAAAAAGTTGGCACAAGGGTTGGGAAACACTAGAAACAGCATCCACGTTCTCCTCACCTCCCCACCTCCCTTTCTTTCctttagatttgtttttgtgtgctTTGTTGGTTCCCTGTGTACATCAGTACATGTCATGCACATCAGCCCAATCTCCAAGAGATGCAGCAGATTTTAATGCTAAAACTTCAGACCTTGCCGTTTGCATGCCGCCCGGAACCAGCATCTGTGAAATATATCTTGATTCATTCTTGAAGAAATAAACATTTCTTGTTTACAAGGAAAATTAAAGTGACTGAAATTTTACAAGAAACACTTACCGGCATCAATCAGGCTTACCAGCTAACTGTAATGATCTGTTTTATTTTGCATGGTATTTTCAGATTTTCATAATTTCTCCAGAGAAGAGCCACCGTTGTAACTTATTAGTGCACACAGTAATTCAACCTGATACTGAAATTACaaaatagattgaaaacttatGTTCATGCAGGTAATTTACCTGTAGAATACTGTAATCAATGTCATGGGCTCACGCAGATACTTATTAGTTGACTTTTTCTCTGAGAAGTAAAAGCCACTTTATGCTATAAATTGGAAATTTTAGAAGGATCAACTTTACCACAGAGTGCATGGGCAACCCATACGAAATGATTTTGCAGCTCCTTAGAATGGGTAATTATATTTTGTGAAACAACTTTCCTTTTAGAAATATGACATCCCGGCACCTACAAGGCTACAACGGCAATTCAGGAACATGTTCTTAATATGATGCACAAAGTAACTACACATGCCTATCACTACTCCTTCATAAAGCAAGGCTCCTCGCATGATAGTTCCATATATTAAGGAGTCAAATGTCAAAAGCTCTAGCAATGCAAGTATATAACCCCCTTCTTCTGGCTGGTCTAATCCTTCTTAGCCCACTAAACACCCCATCTCTCATTCTTCACAAGCTACACGTACTCTCTTCGTCAAAGCTCCCCACTCCTCTTCCAACAAAGAACACATAGAACACCGAAGGCTTTACACCGACATACATAATCATGGTGAGAATTCCCACCTTTTTCATGCTTCCTCATTTAAGTTCATCTTTTAGTGATGCAAAGATCGTTTGGAGTTTTGCAGCATCATCAGGCAATGTGGAAGCCAGCATGGTTAGAGGCCCTCAGCACAGAGAAGTTCTTCGTGGCATGCCCCTTCCATGAGCACGCCAAGAAGAACGAGAAGAACATATGCTGCCTTGACTGCTGCACCAGCATCTGCCCACACTGTGTGTCGACACACCGGGTACACCGGCTCCTGCAGGTCCGGCGATATGTCTACCATGACGTCGTTCGGCTGGAGGACCTTGAGAAGCTTATTGACTGTTCCGGTGTTCAGGTAATATGCATAGTCTACACAGTATGCATGTGAGTCTGATAATTGTTGTCTGAGATGCATGCATGCTCATAATTCTGTATCTACATGGTGCAGTCATACACGATTAACAGCTCTAAGGTCGTTTTCCTGAAGAAGAGACCACAGAATAGGCAATTTAAGGGGTCAGGGAATATTTGCACCTCCTGCGACAGGAGCCTTCAAGAGCCCTATTTCTACTGCTCTCTGGATTGCAAGGTGATTTAGTAGAACTCGCGATCTAGTGTTATTCCATGTGATTACATGCAATTTAATTCTGATTGCTGAGAAATAATGTAGTTATATTGAGTTGAATTATGATGACTAACAAAATAATTATATTCGACTGAATTACGATGGCTGATAGAATCGCAGAATATAATTCATACTAAATGAGAGAAGCAGCACAATTTTGATCTAGATTCTAAAAGGTACTTAGCTACAATAGCATCTGACCTCATTTGCCATGCAATATCCATATCAGAGTATTTAGCTACCTGAAGAATCTGATTGGAGAATCAGCTGGTAGAAGCACTATAAAGTAAAAATATATGAAAATTAATGTTAGCAAATTCAGAAAATATGTTCAGATAGGCATTAAATGCATTTAAAGCGAACTGTCAATTTCTGGACATACATATGAAAACTACCTGTCACGTTCACTCATATGCATCCTTTTCAGGTTGAGTACATATTACGGAAGAAGAAAGACTTGTCAGCATACCTGCGTCCATGCAAGACCTTGCAGCTTGGTCCTGACTTCTTCATTCCTCATGACGCTGATGATGAGACAACCCAATCAACACTTGTTGATGCTGATGAGCCTATGGGATCATCAGACTCCGATAATTTGAGCATACCATACACAAATTTTGTCCGGAAGAAGCGCAGCGGACCATATATCTGTGCACGATCTGCAAGCCGGGTCTCTGACGATGACATGGCCACAAACATGAGCAGAAGGAAAGGGGTGCCTCAACGATCACCTTTGTGCTAATAAAAATAAAACACTAAATAGTCTTTTTTTTTACTTCTTTGATGCTCTTTATCTCTTGGACTAAGCCGGTGCACTACTGACAGAATTttgtcttgatggaaccatgtaaTTTCAATGTACATCACCAGAGGCAATTGTACCCAAATTCTTCAGGTAGATGCACCAGTTCATATATATGTACGCCTTAACATGGTTCATATTATTCCTTTATCTATTAGTTTTTCTAAATGTTGTTATTGATCAAATACCAAATGCACTCAACAATTTCTGTGTAGGTCATTAATTAAGATTTATGCCTAATTATGCAAGCGATCATGTTATCACTCTCAATTCTTGACACACCTAGAACCATGGTAAAAAAATCAATCAATACATGAGTTTAAATATTCAATAGACTAGTCCTAAGAGTGTATTTTTGGCTAAGCAGAGGGGTTGTTTTTGAATAAAGTTTACAATATTGCCTTACCTCCACAATCTGGATAAAGCAGAGGGGTTGTTTTGAAATGTAATGCTCTTTTTTGGCAGCCATAGCTAAATTTAATAGGTAATAACCTGCCAAAAAGAAGCATTCTGTTGTAATCATCATATTTACCACACAAGGAATCTACCGTAGATTTCTGTGGAATCATGGGCAGTTGCAGTTTTTTTAACGAAATAGCAATTGACCTAAAGTATTTCATGTAATGGAAAACATATAGTGGTTAAATATTGTATTATTTATGACCAATATAAGATCAACGAATTTTCTAGTCTCATACTCTCATGTCAATCAACAATATTCTAAGCCCTGTTCTGAGCACTAGCAATTATTACACAAAAACACTAGGAAACAGATTCAGAGCTAAGCATAGCAGATTTAGTAAAATGATTAGTCATGAAACAACAGCGACGAAGGAAAAAAATAATAGGAAAATATTTTGAGATTATCTTCTACTACCCTGATTTCAGAAATGAAGTACTCTACTCAATTATTATCTTCTTTAAACTGAAAGCTCATGAAGCAATGTGAATCCATAACAAACATGCATTCTAGATGCTAAAAATGGAATCCTACAGACGTTTTCTTATTGTAAAAATATGCAAGCCTAGTTGATATATATTTTCATAGGCAATAGGTCTGTCAAACACAAAAAAGGTGCAATTGTCATCACAAAAAAAGGTGCACCTGTACAGATCAAGAGACAGAAAGAGCAAAGTTTCTCCTACCAAACAGAAGTTTGCACTGATGGGGTGATGGTTTACCTTCCATTGCCCATTTCATGCCTACCTACGAAACGTCAGAAAAAAAAGGAAACATACTTCTCAACATTTTAGTAGTCATGCAATCAATCATATTGGTGCACAAAAACACTGGTTCGTCTTATTTGCTAACATATTCCTTTGGAAGGAAGGGTTAAGAAATAAAAGTTAAAAAAACTTTAAACCATTGGAAGTTGAGCAATTGCAGTTTAACTAATGAAGCCCTCAGTAATGCCTAGTCAGATCATCTCGAGATCAGCATGCGAGATTAATATTTTTTCCAAGCACCTCATGATATGATTCGGCGCATATAGCTGGAAAGCTCGGGAAGTGCACTCGTGCGCGTCATCTACTAAATATTATAAGCATACTAAAGATAATCAAATGTCTACTTAAACAGTAAAATCTGTCATCCTCCAATGATGATGAATTATATAAAAAAGGGATTGGCCTAGTTGCAGGTAAGGGAACTCTCTCTCCTTGACTTTGACTGGAGCTAACCATATTATTTTCCTTGGATTTTCTGGAACTGCTTAAGTTTTAACCACTTTAATTGCTTAGTACCTTCTATTGTGTTGTCTTGCCACAATACAGATGCATGAACCATCAAGTTTGGTTGTAGATCTCAAATTCATGCAAACTGGTAGGTTCAAAGTAAATAAAATTTAGTAACTGAGGACTGAGGTAACATGCAAGTTACAGAAGAACAAGTTCAGAAGTAACATTGAAATGTCAACTAAATGGTCATTGTCTTGTAGATGTCTCGTGATCCAGACTATTTAAACTGGCATTTAAtggaaaaagagaaggaagtaAGCAAATAAGTGACAGCTAGCCGATCGCTAAGCTAGCTTAAGTTTCGTCAACCATTCTGATCAGATCAAATAGGCTTAATATGACTGAGTTAAGTAGTCATACTAGAACGAAATCATGTACTCAACAAGACAATAGTTTAATGGTAAAAACAATAGAATGACAACACAATTAGCAAATAAAGTAGACCAAATCTCGATATATGTGTAATTTGATGCGCAAAACCAGCAGTGTTTCATTCGGTTCTTAACTTCTTATGATGGAAAAAAAATATAAAGATTGATGGAAAAAGGAACTGGAACAACCACACGATTGAGAAATTTGGAGGTAGAAACAAGTTTGTGTAACCCTCAAGAACGAAAGATGAAACTCAATGTATTTGGC
This window contains:
- the LOC123130451 gene encoding protein RGF1 INDUCIBLE TRANSCRIPTION FACTOR 1; the protein is MHHQAMWKPAWLEALSTEKFFVACPFHEHAKKNEKNICCLDCCTSICPHCVSTHRVHRLLQVRRYVYHDVVRLEDLEKLIDCSGVQSYTINSSKVVFLKKRPQNRQFKGSGNICTSCDRSLQEPYFYCSLDCKVEYILRKKKDLSAYLRPCKTLQLGPDFFIPHDADDETTQSTLVDADEPMGSSDSDNLSIPYTNFVRKKRSGPYICARSASRVSDDDMATNMSRRKGVPQRSPLC